Below is a genomic region from Plasmodium relictum strain SGS1 genome assembly, chromosome: 13.
taaaaGCAAATTGTTCCAATCAATTAAATGTAAAGCTGAACCTAAACTACTAAGGTGTTcagaaaatttgaaaaaatataatcttTGTGTATTATTTgacataatatttataataattttgacAAGTGCTAaacaaatattattatttaaaagtaaacctgaaaatattatacttttaatattatacattTGACTATAAAAATACGATAATTGTACCATCGTAAATATAGCCATTGATAATAAAGATTTTGCTATATCGCATTCTTTAGTATCGAATTTCATAAttccttcattttttttaccaAAAtgcttcctttttttttcagaattaattataaaaaaattattttgctCATTGTCTTCACTGCTAGATATAATTTCagttgtatttttatttgatatttttttttttttaaacatttttcCTATAGAATAATTATTTGTTCTATtcgatttttttttaatgatttcTTCATCAGAATtagaaataattttcttcattaaaaTATTGTTTAATTCTTCATTTGATAGAATATTCAATGtggaataaaattttttttttttcgcaTATTCATTTGACTTTAACTGAAAACTATTGTAAGTATTCCTTCCTTTTCCTTTAAAATCATTTACTTCATTGCACCTGTTTACTTTTAATTTAGAATCACTTAAGCTTTTCCTGagaagtatatttttttctgttaCTTTTCTCATTATTATGTCATTATCTGAATCACCtccaaaatattttatttcttttttataaatatcattttttattccatcatcttttttattattagcaGTTTCTTTTGTTAAATAATTACTTTCACACATaccttttatattaattttttttttttttttttgtaaaagttttttttcttttattacaACACTATTATAATTACAGCAAGAATCGctatgaaaattaaaaaaggagTTTTCTAacgaattttttttactattcatatttaaatgtgtaaatttattatttttatttttaagaaaattatgAGAATTGctattattatcatattcATCACTTTCATTACTTTCAAAACTTAAGTATTCAAAACTAGAAACATGTTCACAATTATctaatatatctttattcatgtttaaatatatttccttGCTAGAACTATCAACAGAATTGTTAGCGTTATCTAAATCTTGTGCCTTTCCAAAAAAAGATGCGACTATATTTCCTTGTAAACCAACCTTACTATAGATTGTCCCATATATATCTTCAACAGTCATATCAAACGTTTTACTTATTCCATTGTTGGCTAATTTACATATAATTTCTAGAGAACATAATTTACcagttaataataaaaataaacctAAAATACTTTTACATCCAATTAAATATCTGCCAATGTTCTCAATTAAATTATCTTCGTTTATTAAATGGTAGGTTACTCCTCGTTTTATATTAACTATTATATAAGGAAATATTTCACTGGcttcttttttattcaaaaaacatttttttaacatcATTTCATTAGATTTACTGGTGCTCGTATCTTTTACATTGCTTATATTGGaattcataaaataatataagcCTTTCGGAtaaaattgttttaaaaaacatattgaactatttatacattttaaCTCTTTATGGCAATATAAATTGCTCATTTTTGCTAATTCAGTAAGtttcttctttatataattgcCATTTTCTCctgttatatttattaatatattttttgtgaaATTCGAATATTTGATAATGACttcatcaattttttttaactttattttccaaaaataaatttgagCTATTTCATcattaaattcatttatttcatcattCATATATAAGTTGTTCTTTTCCTCTTTTTGTAAATTATAACCCAGGTTACCTTGTatgaaatttatatatatatgaaatttattatttaaatcttcattttctttgaAATACTTAGAAAGTTCTCCTAATGAAAATTTCCCACTTTgacttttttctatttcttcttttaatataataaattgcACAGTATCTTCAATAACATGCTGTGTATCAAtaataaaatcaaaaaaatctTTTTGCATTCTCATATAATCATTGAAGTGTCTATTATCTGCGTTATTATgagtttcattttttctttctaatttttttaaagtatttttgctatttctatttaatattttttccttataATCTATATgtttattcattattttattattacttgTGCTTTCAAACAaagtattttctttttccttttttctttttatttcttcgaaaaaatattttgcaTTATCATTTTCCTTATTACCTTcgcaatttttattaaatacttcttcttcattttctattataggtaatttttctttcatgTAATTCTCTaaatagtttttatttattatatttttttctaatctCAAACATTTTTTCCcattttcatctttatttttctttatatctAAATTATATGATGAATTTAAACTATATaggttttttatattatcatattctaaaacattttttttaggaAAGCATatattacatttattttttgtttcattcacatttttttttttttttttttcattaattaaaaCATTTGTTACGTAAACATAATTCAAAGAACAATCTATACCTAAGGCATTTCCCATTATGCATCTTTGAAGGATTAAGAAAATAACTGtatatttaagaaataaaggcttcaatatattatatatatataaattactaATGCTGTTTTTCTCTTTTAGTATATATaagatttaaattattcaaacAGTATAAATTAACATTTTAGTTAATTTTTCTGTAAATGAGTACTATAAAGTATCTTGATTTctctaaaaattttttttttttttttttaatttttagatTAATTCAGGAGtttaagagaaaaaaaatgaaagaaattaaaaggataaaaaaaaaaaataaaggtttccataaaattttttatataattgctTAACAgatttttatacatttttctTAGTAGTATATATTGAAGAAAAGataatgaataataaaaaagccAGCATTTatactgttttttttttatttttattttttttttttaattttttttttttcgtattctcttgataaagaaaaagtaaaacAAGTTAGTTACATTTatgatacaaaaaaaaaaaaatacttcttaaaaataataaagaataatatttataattaaataataatttaaaatattacataaaatattGTTAAGATCAAGAAAAGgaacaattttttttgaatttctttgttttcatttttatttacgaatatagagaaaaatatttataaattgcTTTTATGATGTTACCTTTCTagagaatatattttaattaaataaaatcttCGTTGTCaattaatttatcttttctattaagatatatatgtaaaaaa
It encodes:
- a CDS encoding pantothenate kinase, putative, whose amino-acid sequence is MGNALGIDCSLNYVYVTNVLINEKKKKKNVNETKNKCNICFPKKNVLEYDNIKNLYSLNSSYNLDIKKNKDENGKKCLRLEKNIINKNYLENYMKEKLPIIENEEEVFNKNCEGNKENDNAKYFFEEIKRKKEKENTLFESTSNNKIMNKHIDYKEKILNRNSKNTLKKLERKNETHNNADNRHFNDYMRMQKDFFDFIIDTQHVIEDTVQFIILKEEIEKSQSGKFSLGELSKYFKENEDLNNKFHIYINFIQGNLGYNLQKEEKNNLYMNDEINEFNDEIAQIYFWKIKLKKIDEVIIKYSNFTKNILINITGENGNYIKKKLTELAKMSNLYCHKELKCINSSICFLKQFYPKGLYYFMNSNISNVKDTSTSKSNEMMLKKCFLNKKEASEIFPYIIVNIKRGVTYHLINEDNLIENIGRYLIGCKSILGLFLLLTGKLCSLEIICKLANNGISKTFDMTVEDIYGTIYSKVGLQGNIVASFFGKAQDLDNANNSVDSSSKEIYLNMNKDILDNCEHVSSFEYLSFESNESDEYDNNSNSHNFLKNKNNKFTHLNMNSKKNSLENSFFNFHSDSCCNYNSVVIKEKKLLQKKKKKINIKGMCESNYLTKETANNKKDDGIKNDIYKKEIKYFGGDSDNDIIMRKVTEKNILLRKSLSDSKLKVNRCNEVNDFKGKGRNTYNSFQLKSNEYAKKKKFYSTLNILSNEELNNILMKKIISNSDEEIIKKKSNRTNNYSIGKMFKKKKISNKNTTEIISSSEDNEQNNFFIINSEKKRKHFGKKNEGIMKFDTKECDIAKSLLSMAIFTMVQLSYFYSQMYNIKSIIFSGLLLNNNICLALVKIIINIMSNNTQRLYFFKFSEHLSSLGSALHLIDWNNLLLKS